Genomic DNA from Ictidomys tridecemlineatus isolate mIctTri1 chromosome 6, mIctTri1.hap1, whole genome shotgun sequence:
TCAGTCCTTATCTCCGATTTGGCTGTTTGTCATGTCGACTCTTTTACTTCAAACTAACTGACCTTTACAAAAAGGTATTATCTAAAATTAgagcttatttttcaaaatacttttaaaaaaatttgttgataATACTTCCTTGCTTTTTAATCACAGGTAAAGAAAAACAgttctcctcccctttctctttaTGGGCAACTGCTATGGCGtgagtttttctatacagcagcaACAAATAATCCACGCTTTGATAAAATGGAAGGAAACCCCATCTGTGTTCAGATTCCTTGGGATAAGAATCCTGAGGCTTTAGCCAAATGGGCAGAAGGCCGGACAGGCTTTCCGTGGATCGATGCTATCATGACACAGCTTCGTCAGGAGGGTTGGATTCACCATTTGGCCAGACATGCGGTTGCTTGCTTCCTCACACGAGGTGACCTATGGATAAGCTGGGAAGAAGGAATGAAGGTGGGTGTTTTAGCTAATGTAGACCTATCTACAGTCTAGCTTTTGTGTGGATAATGCATAGAATCCCcacaaaacaagaacacattctGAGAGCAGAATGGTAAAATCAGACAGGAAGAATGGTGAAAACTGGTTAAATGGATTAAACTTAAAATTGTGTTAGTGTTAAACCAGCCTAGCTGTTAAGAGAACTATTAAGATTTAACATTCTGGATTTATTGGACAGATATATTTATAGGTGTTCATTTCTGTTCCAAAGTTGATTTACCCAAGAGTTCTTAGAAGAAACTAATtcatattatgaattttaaaaatattaattatttcacCTCAATTTAACATCATAGCTTTTGGGTAATAGTTTTATTAAGTGAAGAATACTAcattttgtgggctggggatgtggctcaagaggtagcgcgctcgcctggcatgcgtgcggcccgggttcgatcctcagcaccacataccaacaaagatgttgtgtccgccgagaactaaaaaaaataaatattaaaaattctctctctctctctcctctctctttaaaaaaaaaaagaatactacatTTTGTGCTTACACATAGCAGGATTTACATATATGTTTTACCTTTCATAAATTTTCCCTATCCAAGGACCAtttctgattctgttttttttccctcatctCCTCTATTTTCTAGTACAAAGTTgtacaagaagaaaatatatagcacctacttaataaatttatatcaaaatcatttattttaattctattttattttgaattaaggAATTCGAAATTTAATCTATATAATGCtagcatatttctttcttttttatgtttgttttttccatagctttattgaggtaaaattgaagtataatgtttttttttttgttttgttttgttttggggtaccagggattcaacttagggaactcaaccattgagctacatccctagccctattttgtattttatttagagatagggtctcactgagttgcttagcaccttgctgttgctgagacaggttttgaacttgcgatcttcttgtctcagcctcctgagccgctggaattacagacattcACTACCACGCCCAGCTAAAATGTGCATATTTGAAGTATGCAGTTTGATCAGTTTTTACATGTATATAACCAATACAATCAACATAAAAAGTAtttccattactttttaaaaaatttgaaatcatgcagtGCTAGTACATTTCTAAGGTGTGCTTATATTTGGGTGTGCTCCCCTTATCTACATCAAAGTACAAAGTATCTAAGTTTGAGTTAGTAATTTATTTggtatcattttgttttcttgaatATGATCTgctttttctctacttttaatATCCTATTATCCTTTAAAATCAGTGGCTCAAGTAATTTTTTGCTCCCTACAATAAGACTGTGAAGGCTGAAGAATAAATTCTGTTTAAGCAATCTACTAAACATATGTTACCAacacatttcttttcctgaaacaGTCTACAGAACATACACACGAAAGCTAACTTTGGAATGTTTAATCTTACAATTTTGTGCTAGATTTTCTTTGCCTTGACTTTTGATCTACAGTGACCTCAAAAATACTTGCTTTGAGAATCATGTGTGTGCATGCTAATTGGTTACTGTTACTTCTGAAGGTATTTGAAGAATTACTGCTTGATGCAGACTGGAGCATAAATGCTGGAAGCTGGATGTGGCTGTCTTGTAGTTCCTTTTTCCAacagttttttcactgctattGCCCTGTTGGTTTTGGTAGAAGAACAGATCCCAATGGAGACTACATCAGGTAAATAAAGGATTATTACTATTCAGTGTGGAATAGCTAATGATGGGCAGCAGAGATAAAGAGTAAACAGATGACGTAAATGATATTGATAGCTAGTAATCTGTGATAGTTTgctgataatatattttattaatattttttccttctcccaaAAGGCGTTATTTACCTGTCCTAAGAGGCTTCcctgcaaaatatatttatgatcCCTGGAATGCACCAGAAGGTATTCAGAAGGTAGCCAAATGTTTGATTGGAGTTAATTATCCCAAACCAATGGTGAACCATGCCGAGGCAAGCCGTTTGAATATTGAAAGGATGAAACAGATCTATCAGCAGCTCTCACGATATAGAGGACTAGGTGTGTCACTGTCTTTGATTTGTTCTTTAACAGATATTTACATACTTATCCATGAATTTTATCTTGATAATAATTTAATAGGAAATTCATTCTCCTTTAGGGCTTCTTGCTTCCGTACCTTCTAATCCTAATGGGAATGGAGGTCTCATGGGGTATGCACCTGGAGAAAATATCCCAGGTTGTAGCAGCAGTGGAAGTAagtaaaaactaagaaatttctgtttttactaacataaagaaattaataattagTTATATTGTTCATTGAATCATGCTATAATGGTTTTATCCTTAAAAATCTGTCCCTAAAATTAGTGTAATAGATTCTCTGTACACGTGcatacacatttatacatacatcaTCCCCTCAAACTAGTGG
This window encodes:
- the Cry1 gene encoding cryptochrome-1 isoform X3, coding for MEPLEIPVETITSEVIEKCTTPLSDDHDEKYGVPSLEELGFDTDGLSSAVWPGGETEALTRLERHLERKAWVANFERPRMNANSLLASPTGLSPYLRFGCLSCRLFYFKLTDLYKKVKKNSSPPLSLYGQLLWREFFYTAATNNPRFDKMEGNPICVQIPWDKNPEALAKWAEGRTGFPWIDAIMTQLRQEGWIHHLARHAVACFLTRGDLWISWEEGMKVFEELLLDADWSINAGSWMWLSCSSFFQQFFHCYCPVGFGRRTDPNGDYIRRYLPVLRGFPAKYIYDPWNAPEGIQKVAKCLIGVNYPKPMVNHAEASRLNIERMKQIYQQLSRYRGLGLLASVPSNPNGNGGLMGYAPGENIPGCSSSGSCTQGSSILHNAHGDSQQTHLLKQGRSSMGTGLSSGKRPSQEEDTQSIGPKVQRQSTN